Below is a window of Bacteroidales bacterium DNA.
GGCACTCCGGCAAGGTCGATCACAGGATGCTTCGGCGGGGGTACTTCCGAAGGAAACCATGATGCAAGCGGCAGGCCGAAAAAACGGGCCAGTGAGCGCACCGCCATGGCTGTTCCCGCAGCTTTTCCATCGGCTGAATAACCTGCTATATGCGGCGTAGCAATTGTAACCCTGCTCAGCAGTTCGCGGTCGATATCCGGTTCACCTTCCCACACATCCAGAACGACTGCCCCTGGTTTATTATCTTTTATTGCGCTGAGAAGCGCCTTATTGTCGGCAACACTTCCGCGCGAGGAATTTATAAACCAGGCACCCTTTTTCATTTTATCAAAAAAAGCAGAACCGGCCATATGCCATGTTGCGTCCGGGCCTTGCTTTTCAAGAGGAACATGGAGTGTGACTACATCAGACTTCTTCAGCAGGTCGTCAAGGTCGGTAAAGCCATCCGCCCCTTCCTTTCGTGCCCTTGGGGGGTCATTCAGAAGCACCTGCATTCCCATCAACCTTCCCAGCGCAGCCACTTTGGAACCAACATGCCCCACACCGATTACACCCATTGTTTTCCCGTCAGGATCCTCCTTCTTTAAACGGCTCAGAGTAATCAGTACTGAAGCAATATACTGCATCACCGAAGAGGAGTTGCATCCCGGGGCATTGGCCCACTGAATACCATGTGCTTCGCACCATGCTGTATCAATATGGTCGTACCCGATGGTGGCCGTGGCAATAAACTTCACTCCTGTATCCTTTAACAGCGTTTCATTGCAAATGGTACGGGTACGGATTATAAGAGCATCTGCATCGCGTATCAGTTCATTTGTAATGCTTCTGCCCGGCAAATAAATTACCTCAGCATATGGTTCCAGTACGCCACTGAGGAAGGGTATTTTATGATCGGCTATGATCTTAAGTTTTGCCATGCTTTTATTCCTCCTTTTTTTCGAATCGGTCCCTTACCGACCAGAGGCCAAGTCCCGGATTGGAAATATAGTAAAATCTTTCGCCATCCGGAAGCACATTCCATCCGTCGTTACATGATTCAGGCCTGTAAAGGCCGGAGGCATCTTTCAGCGACATATACTCATATCCAACGCCTGTGATTTCCTTTTCGCCAAGATGTTCCGTACAATAAACAATACGGAACCGGTTTTCAG
It encodes the following:
- the pdxB gene encoding 4-phosphoerythronate dehydrogenase PdxB — encoded protein: MAKLKIIADHKIPFLSGVLEPYAEVIYLPGRSITNELIRDADALIIRTRTICNETLLKDTGVKFIATATIGYDHIDTAWCEAHGIQWANAPGCNSSSVMQYIASVLITLSRLKKEDPDGKTMGVIGVGHVGSKVAALGRLMGMQVLLNDPPRARKEGADGFTDLDDLLKKSDVVTLHVPLEKQGPDATWHMAGSAFFDKMKKGAWFINSSRGSVADNKALLSAIKDNKPGAVVLDVWEGEPDIDRELLSRVTIATPHIAGYSADGKAAGTAMAVRSLARFFGLPLASWFPSEVPPPKHPVIDLAGVPAKEQLANAVLHTYSVLEDDNRLRLSPETFEAQRENYPVRREFPAYTVKNYAPGREFEDKFRNLGFSIIQKK